The following is a genomic window from Streptomyces sp. BHT-5-2.
TTTCCAGCCCGTGGTGAACCTCGCGACCGGCACGGTCGCCGCGCTGGAGCCGCTCGCCAGACCCGAGGACGGCGAGACCGACCTGCTGACCCGTGCGCGCCACTGCCCCGAACTGGACGCCGAGCTGGCCGCGCTCGCCGTCCGGGCCGCGGCGGAGCAGGAGACGCCGCTGCCCCTGCACGTCAACGTCTTCGCGGGGACGCTCGCGCGCCGGCCCGGGCTGGCGTCGCTGGGCGAGGCGGTGCGGGACGTGGGGCGGCGGCCGTGGGAGATCACGCTGGATCTGGTCGGGCCGTTCGGTCCGGTCCCCGAGCGGGAGCTGCTGACGGCGGTGGCGGGGCTGCGGGACGCGGGCTACCGGATCTGCGCGGACGGGGTCGGGGACGGCGACCTGCCGCTCCGACTGCTGGGTGAACTCTCGCCGCACCTGGTCAAGTTGGACCGTTCGCTGTGTACGCGGCTGGAGCGCGATCCGGGGCGGCAGGCGGCGGTGGCCGCGATGCGGGAGCTGTGCGACCGGGTGGGCGGGCTGCTGGCCATCGAGGGGGTGGAGACCGAGCGGCAGTACATGGCGGTGCGGGAGGCCGGGGTGCAGCTGGCACAGGGGAACCTCTTCGCGCCGCCGGCGCGGCGGGCGACGGCCGAGGTGTATCTGCCGGCCTCGCATCCGCCGCCGGTGAGCGGCCGGCCGGCCCCGGACCGCCCGCCGTCGGGGCCGCCGGTGGCGCAGTTCCTCCAGCCGGCGGCGCTGCTGCCGATGGAGGCGTCGGCGGGCGCGGTGCGCAGCCATCTGACGGGGTTCCCGGAGGTGTCGGGGGTGCTGCTGGTGGACGCGGAGGGGGTGCCGGTGCGGGCGATCGACCGCGACCGCTTCCTGCTCTCGCTCTCCGGGCGGTACGGGCACGCGCTGTACGCGGACCGGCCGGCGCTGCGGCTGGCGGACCGGCCGCGGACGGTGGGCGTCGACGCCACCGCCTGGCAGGTGCTGGACATGATCGCCGACGGGGAGCGGGACCGTACCGGGGACGATGTGGCGGTGGTGGACGAGCACGGCCGCTGCATCGGGGTGGTGCATCTCGCGGACATCCTGCGGGCGCTGGCCGAGAGCCGGGTGGAGGAAGCGGCGCGGCTCAATCCGCTGACCCGGCTGCCCGGTTCGGACGCGGTCAACGCCGAGGTGGACCGGCGGGTCGCGGAGGGCCGGGAGTTCGCCCTGAGCTGGCTGGACGTGGACGGGTTCAAGCAGGTCAACGACGGGGCCGGGTTCGCGGCGGGGGACGAGCTGATCCGGGCGGTGGGGCGGACGCTGGCCGAGGTGGCGGTGGACGAGCCGGGCTGCCGGGTGGGGCACATCGGCGGGGACGACTTCCTGGTGCTGGCCGAGCCGGACGGGCTGGAGCCGTTCGCCAAGGCGCTGTTGGACGTGGACTGGTCGGCGGGCGAGATGCCGGTGACGCTGTCGCTGGCGACGGTGGTCTGCCCGCCCGGGAGCGTCACCGGCCACGGCCCGGCGGCGGCCGCGCTGGCGCCGTTGAAGAAGGCCGCCAAGGAACTGCCGGGGGCGAGCTGGGTGGTGGGGCGGCCGGGGACGGAGCGTACGGAGGTGCGGCGCGGGGCGGCCGCGCGGGTGCCGGGCCCGGCGGGCGCGAAAGAGGCGGCGGGGGGCGCGGTGGCGGAGGCGGACGCGGGGTCCCCCGCGCGGCCTTGACGGCCCATCGGCCGCGGAGAACACTTCCGGGTGCCGGTCGCCGGCTGCCCCGTGGGCACCGCCGTACCGCCGGCCATCACTGCGGGAGGCGGGACGGATGACGACCCTGCACACCGGGACGGGCGGACGGCGCGGAGCGGACGGCACGTATGTCGCCGCGATCGACCAGGGGACGACGTCGAGCCGCTGCATCATCTTCGACCGCGCCGGCGCGGTGGTCGCCGCCGACCAGCAGGAGCACCGCCAGATCTTCCCCCGGCCCGGCTGGGTGGAGCACGACGCCGACGAGATCTGGGCACGGGTGCAGGCGGTGGTCGCGGGCGCGCTGGCCCGGGCGGGGCTGCGGGCCGACGAGCTGAGTGCGCTGGGCATCACCAACCAGCGGGAGACCACGGTGCTGTGGGACCGGGGCACCGGCCGGCCGGTCCATCACGCCGTGGTCTGGCAGGACACCCGGACCGACCGGCTCTGCGCCGAGCTGGGCGGGGCGGCCGGCCCGGACCGCTTCCGGGAGACCACCGGACTGCCGCTGGCGAGCTACTTCTCCGGGCCGAAGGCGGCCTGGCTGCTGGACGAGGTGCCGGGGCTGCGGGCCCGCGCCGAGCGTGGCGAGATCGCGTTCGGCACCGTCGACTCCTGGCTGATCTGGAACCTCACCGGCGGCATCGACGGCGGGGTGCACGTCACGGACGTCACCAACGCCGCCCGCACGCTGCTGATGGATCTGCGCACCCTTCAGTGGGATCCGGCGATCCTGTCGGCGATGCGGCTGCCGGAGGCGATGCTGCCGGAGATCAGGTCGTCGGCGGAGG
Proteins encoded in this region:
- a CDS encoding GGDEF domain-containing protein: MPAWTDQLRFAFQPVVNLATGTVAALEPLARPEDGETDLLTRARHCPELDAELAALAVRAAAEQETPLPLHVNVFAGTLARRPGLASLGEAVRDVGRRPWEITLDLVGPFGPVPERELLTAVAGLRDAGYRICADGVGDGDLPLRLLGELSPHLVKLDRSLCTRLERDPGRQAAVAAMRELCDRVGGLLAIEGVETERQYMAVREAGVQLAQGNLFAPPARRATAEVYLPASHPPPVSGRPAPDRPPSGPPVAQFLQPAALLPMEASAGAVRSHLTGFPEVSGVLLVDAEGVPVRAIDRDRFLLSLSGRYGHALYADRPALRLADRPRTVGVDATAWQVLDMIADGERDRTGDDVAVVDEHGRCIGVVHLADILRALAESRVEEAARLNPLTRLPGSDAVNAEVDRRVAEGREFALSWLDVDGFKQVNDGAGFAAGDELIRAVGRTLAEVAVDEPGCRVGHIGGDDFLVLAEPDGLEPFAKALLDVDWSAGEMPVTLSLATVVCPPGSVTGHGPAAAALAPLKKAAKELPGASWVVGRPGTERTEVRRGAAARVPGPAGAKEAAGGAVAEADAGSPARP